From a single Nothobranchius furzeri strain GRZ-AD chromosome 7, NfurGRZ-RIMD1, whole genome shotgun sequence genomic region:
- the prmt6 gene encoding protein arginine N-methyltransferase 6, which produces MSHAGKKRKLDKSRQDRLYFDSYSDVTIHEEMIADHVRTNAYRTAIFRNTELIRGRAVLDVGAGTGVLSIFCAQAGARRVFAVEACSIAEQAEEIVKHNKVEDIVQVIRGTVETVDLPEKVEVIVSEWMGYALLHESMLNSVLYARDKWLKPGGLILPSRAELYITPISDPVVEDRLFFWYTVKDQYGVDMSCMSDFARKCIKNTDITVSSVAVKDVLSHPARFAELDLNSVTVEELRSVKGPFRCESFGSAAVNAFCVYFTVTFPCPGVPQTLVLSTSPSQPETHWKQAVLYLDSPVEVVQDTPVTGEVRMYPSEDSARHICVHVDYTVGQQKTQSKTFSIPDWTPDTQS; this is translated from the coding sequence ATGTCTCATGCAGGAAAAAAGAGAAAATTAGACAAAAGTCGCCAGGATAGACTTTATTTTGACAGCTATTCTGATGTGACCATACACGAGGAGATGATAGCAGACCACGTCCGAACCAACGCTTACCGGACGGCCATCTTTAGGAACACTGAGCTGATCAGAGGAAGAGCCGTTCTGGATGTCGGGGCAGGAACCGGCGTTTTAAGCATCTTCTGTGCTCAGGCTGGCGCGAGGAGGGTGTTCGCTGTGGAGGCCTGCTCCATAGCCGAGCAGGCGGAGGAGATCGTGAAGCACAACAAGGTGGAGGACATAGTTCAGGTCATCCGGGGGACGGTGGAGACCGTGGACCTACCGGAGAAAGTGGAGGTGATCGTGAGCGAGTGGATGGGCTACGCTCTTCTGCACGAGTCCATGCTCAACTCGGTGCTGTACGCGCGCGACAAGTGGCTGAAGCCCGGCGGCCTGATCCTGCCGAGCAGAGCCGAACTCTACATCACCCCGATCAGCGACCCGGTGGTGGAGGACCGCTTGTTTTTCTGGTACACCGTCAAGGATCAGTACGGGGTGGACATGTCCTGCATGTCTGACTTCGCTCGGAAATGCATCAAGAACACGGACATCACGGTGAGCTCGGTGGCCGTGAAGGACGTGCTCTCCCACCCGGCCCGCTTCGCGGAACTGGACCTGAACTCGGTGACCGTGGAGGAGTTGCGGTCGGTGAAGGGCCCGTTCCGGTGCGAGTCGTTCGGCTCCGCGGCGGTGAACGCCTTCTGTGTTTACTTCACGGTGACTTTTCCCTGTCCGGGCGTACCGCAGACACTGGTGCTGTCCACATCCCCGTCCCAACCGGAGACTCACTGGAAGCAGGCGGTGCTGTACCTGGACTCTCCGGTGGAAGTGGTGCAGGACACGCCGGTTACCGGAGAGGTTAGAATGTATCCCTCCGAGGACAGCGCCAGACACATATGCGTCCACGTGGACTACACTGTAGGACAGCAGAAGACACAATCTAAGACTTTCTCCATCCCTGACTGGACCCCTGATACTCAATCTTAA